From the genome of Kaistella daneshvariae, one region includes:
- a CDS encoding sodium:solute symporter has product MNPYVLLSIIIAYFAILLWVAYRTGKGSNNESFFIGNRKSNWMLVAFGMIGTSLSGVTFVSVPGAVGADKFHYLQITIGYLIGYIIIAYVLLPLYYRLKLTSIYGYLQERMGQISYKSGAWIFIVSRLVGATARLYLVVNILQFSILDSLGVPFIVTTLVILGMIILYTYEGGVKTIVWTDTLQTTCMLLGLIICSAYMLNHLDLSFAESISQMNKLGYTEVFNTDGNSKAFFIKQILAGAFITITMTGIDQEMMQKSLSVTRLKDSQKNMVVLGFILVGVISLFLFMGGLLHLYGNTEHVTSSGDQLFPDIALNHMPPFISIIFIIALISALFPSADGAMTALTSSLCIDIFGLKERKISPKEQEKFRKRVHLIVALAFLIMVIIFKIINDNSMIGLILKLAGFTYGPLLGLFAFGIFTKFRVQDRLVPHVCVAAPVISYFIDKFQENIFGDFKIGLELLIINGLLTFIGLWLIRKK; this is encoded by the coding sequence ATGAATCCGTATGTGCTGCTGAGTATCATTATCGCCTATTTTGCAATTTTACTTTGGGTTGCGTACCGCACCGGAAAAGGCAGTAACAACGAGAGTTTTTTTATCGGTAACCGCAAGAGCAACTGGATGCTGGTGGCTTTTGGGATGATTGGGACCTCGCTTTCGGGCGTGACTTTCGTTTCGGTGCCCGGCGCTGTAGGCGCGGATAAATTTCATTATCTGCAGATTACGATTGGCTATCTCATCGGTTATATCATCATCGCATACGTGCTTTTGCCGCTGTATTACCGCCTGAAACTGACTTCAATTTACGGTTATCTGCAGGAACGAATGGGACAGATTTCCTATAAATCCGGCGCGTGGATTTTCATCGTTTCGCGTTTGGTTGGCGCGACGGCGCGGCTTTATTTGGTGGTGAATATTTTGCAGTTTTCAATTCTGGACAGTTTGGGCGTTCCGTTTATCGTGACTACGCTGGTAATCCTCGGGATGATTATTTTATATACCTATGAAGGTGGCGTGAAAACCATCGTTTGGACGGATACTTTGCAGACTACGTGTATGCTTTTAGGGCTCATCATCTGCTCTGCGTATATGCTGAATCACCTTGATTTAAGTTTTGCAGAAAGTATTTCGCAGATGAATAAACTGGGTTATACCGAGGTTTTCAATACCGACGGCAACAGCAAAGCGTTTTTTATTAAACAGATTTTGGCTGGTGCTTTTATCACCATTACCATGACGGGGATTGACCAAGAAATGATGCAGAAATCGCTGTCGGTAACGCGGCTGAAAGATTCGCAGAAAAATATGGTGGTTTTGGGCTTTATTTTGGTGGGTGTGATTTCGCTTTTCCTATTTATGGGCGGACTGCTGCATCTTTATGGAAATACGGAACACGTGACGAGCTCCGGCGACCAGCTTTTCCCGGATATTGCGCTGAACCATATGCCGCCGTTTATCTCAATTATTTTCATCATTGCTTTAATTTCGGCGCTTTTTCCGAGTGCTGATGGTGCCATGACGGCACTGACTTCGTCGTTGTGTATTGATATTTTCGGTTTGAAAGAACGGAAAATTTCGCCTAAAGAACAGGAAAAATTCCGGAAAAGAGTTCACCTGATTGTCGCTTTGGCGTTTCTGATTATGGTGATCATTTTCAAGATCATTAATGACAATTCCATGATCGGCTTGATTCTGAAACTGGCAGGCTTTACTTACGGACCGTTGCTGGGATTATTTGCCTTCGGAATTTTTACCAAATTCAGGGTTCAGGACAGATTGGTTCCGCATGTGTGTGTCGCTGCGCCAGTGATTTCCTATTTCATCGATAAATTCCAGGAAAATATTTTCGGAGATTTTAAAATAGGTTTAGAGCTCTTGATTATCAATGGCTTGCTGACTTTTATCGGTTTGTGGCTGATTAGGAAAAAATAA
- a CDS encoding type II toxin-antitoxin system HicA family toxin has product MKRLKVAEIIKMLHEDGWFLHRQKGSHRQFKHPTKAGTVTVNGKPSEVLSQMLLNSIFKQAGWK; this is encoded by the coding sequence TTGAAACGCTTAAAGGTTGCTGAAATAATTAAAATGTTGCACGAAGACGGCTGGTTTCTGCATCGTCAGAAAGGAAGTCACAGGCAATTTAAGCATCCAACCAAAGCGGGTACTGTAACCGTAAACGGTAAACCTAGCGAAGTATTATCGCAAATGCTTTTAAACAGTATTTTCAAACAAGCCGGCTGGAAATAA
- a CDS encoding transketolase, whose product MSKSIEELKSLTTQIRRDILRMVHAVNSGHPGGSLGCTEYFTALYGKVMNYTLPFNMAGKNEDLFFLSNGHISPVFYSTLARFGFFPVNELKTFRKLDSRLQGHPTTHEGLPGVRVASGSLGQGLSVAIGAALGKKLDGDKSLVYTLQGDGELQEGQNWEAFMFAAAKKVDNIITTIDYNGRQIDGDTDDVLNLGDLHAKLEAFGWKVLEEKKGNDLETVISILERAKAETGNGKPVAIILHTEMGFGVDYMIGTHAWHGKAPNDEQLDTAFKQLYLEAPADY is encoded by the coding sequence ATGAGTAAATCCATCGAAGAGCTGAAATCTCTTACCACGCAAATCCGAAGAGATATTTTGCGCATGGTACACGCCGTAAATTCCGGCCATCCCGGCGGAAGTTTAGGCTGTACAGAATATTTTACCGCGCTTTACGGCAAGGTGATGAACTACACTTTGCCCTTCAACATGGCGGGTAAAAACGAAGACCTTTTCTTCCTTTCCAACGGTCACATTTCGCCCGTTTTCTACTCCACTTTGGCGCGCTTCGGCTTTTTCCCGGTAAATGAGCTGAAAACTTTCCGCAAACTCGATTCCCGACTTCAGGGTCACCCCACTACGCACGAAGGTTTGCCCGGCGTTCGCGTGGCTTCCGGTTCTTTGGGTCAGGGTTTGTCTGTGGCAATTGGTGCGGCTTTAGGTAAAAAATTAGATGGAGATAAAAGTTTGGTTTACACGCTTCAGGGCGATGGCGAACTTCAGGAAGGTCAGAACTGGGAAGCTTTCATGTTTGCCGCAGCGAAAAAAGTGGATAATATCATCACAACCATCGATTATAACGGTCGCCAGATCGACGGTGACACCGACGATGTTTTGAATTTAGGAGATTTACACGCAAAACTCGAGGCTTTCGGCTGGAAGGTTTTAGAAGAAAAAAAGGGCAATGACCTGGAAACTGTGATTTCTATTTTGGAGCGCGCAAAAGCAGAAACCGGAAACGGGAAACCTGTCGCAATCATCCTGCACACCGAAATGGGGTTTGGAGTAGATTATATGATCGGCACGCACGCGTGGCACGGCAAAGCACCGAATGACGAGCAGCTCGATACCGCTTTCAAACAACTGTATCTGGAAGCGCCGGCGGATTATTAA
- a CDS encoding type II toxin-antitoxin system HicB family antitoxin, which yields MKKIKVIIDWDQNFGAVSDLVPGCVATGKTFQQVKENYASALKFHLEGLEPTEIPKELSGKYELEYELTAQALLHRFNKILTRAALSRITGINERQLGHYVSGYRNPKAEQRKKIVEAFHQLGEEFLSVT from the coding sequence ATGAAAAAAATAAAAGTAATCATCGACTGGGACCAAAATTTTGGTGCAGTCTCCGATTTGGTACCGGGTTGTGTCGCCACCGGAAAAACTTTTCAGCAGGTGAAAGAAAATTATGCATCAGCATTAAAATTTCATCTGGAAGGTTTAGAACCAACTGAAATACCGAAAGAATTAAGTGGTAAATATGAACTGGAATATGAGCTCACCGCGCAAGCTTTATTGCACCGTTTCAATAAAATTTTAACCCGCGCAGCGCTTTCTCGAATTACGGGCATTAATGAAAGACAGTTAGGGCATTACGTTTCTGGCTACCGCAATCCCAAGGCAGAACAGCGGAAGAAAATTGTGGAAGCTTTTCACCAATTGGGCGAAGAATTTCTTTCAGTAACTTAA